From Zea mays cultivar B73 chromosome 3, Zm-B73-REFERENCE-NAM-5.0, whole genome shotgun sequence:
tgacttcggcagaacaaagccatctttaatttcaacttgatttttcctgtttccagcacttatacacaatacattagtctctaaaacaatgtactaagtctgagaaacatacctttatacttgatttgtactttgtccaccattattCTGTGCAGGCATGCTGTGCTGTTCTTCAAAGTTGGGTCTCAAGAAAGTTTATGACTGGATGGTACACCCTTCACAAGAATTGAGCTAAACCTGTTGCCATATCTATGTATACCTTTTATTTATGCCTGATCTATTTCTTGTGTTTTATGTATGCAGTGTAGTCCTTTTTCCTGTTGCAGTCACGTTCTTCATCACATGGTGGTTTATTCAATTTGTTGATGGGTTTTTCAGTCCCCTATATGCAAAAATTGGAATCGACATATTTGGTAATCATTGTACATTTAGTTTAAACTTTCTGTATATGGTGGTTGTAAACTAAGGGAAATGCTatactttttcttttcttttgtccTTGATGATTTTTGTTGACATGTCACCCATGTAGTGGTGCCATGAATGCAATAATCTGTTGTCCTACGAAATATAAGCCCTTCAACAAAATTAAAGGAACAGTTTGCACTATATTCTGGTTGTGGACCCCACATTATGATGCTGAGAATAGTATTGAAACTTTGACTCTTTGGAAAATTGATTGATGGAATACAATCTTGTCTTATAATCCTCTTCTACATAATTAATTTGATGAAACTTCATCTATTCTTGCTACAGTGTCCAGAAGAATTATACCTATGGTCTCAAATGCTTATTTGTTTTCATGATATGATTGCAGGTCTTGGTTTTTTGACTTCTATGGTATTCATATTTCTGGTTGGAATATTTGTTTCTTCATGGGTTGGTTCAACCATCTTCTGGGTGGGCGAGTGGTTTATAAAGAAAATGCCATTTGTAAGACATATATATTCAGCATCAAAGCAAGTCAGCACTGCAATTTCACCAGGTCAGGCAGCTTCTTTTGCATGCATTTCTTTTTTTATAAGTTTAATTTAAATATATTTTGCAGAAGAATATTTCTTATGTAATTATTCTGttgtcagatcaaaatacgactgCTTTCAAAGAAGTTGCAATAATTCGTCATCCACGAATTGGTGAATATGCATTTGGATTCATAACATCAACTGTGGTCCTTCAGGTACTTGATATATATAGAAATGTTGCTGAAGAAAAATTCATATTCTATATATAGGAAAGTTGCTGAGGCAAAATTCATACTTTTAGTGAACATATGAGCCAAAGGTGGTGAGAAGCCTTCCCACCGAGCAAAGATTTTGGGTTCAATGCAGCCTCCCTGCGAAATGCAGGGTAATGCTTGCCTTGGTTATTCCTTCCTCATATCTTACTCATGTGGGAGCCACCAGCATTGGGTCCGTCATTTAGCGACCATATGTTTTGCTTTATAAAAAATAAACTGCTACATGCTATTAGCTTTTGATTTTGTCATGCCCTACATGCACGCTCCCTTTTGATGTGGATGTACCTTTCTTTTTGCAGACTGACAAAGGCGATGAAGAACTGTGTAGTGTGTATGTGCCAACAAATCATCTATACATCGGTGACATATTTCTGGTGAACTCTGAGGAGATCATAAGACCTAATTTATCCATTCGAGAAGGAATTGGTACGGTAGTTGATGCCTATCCTCTATTATTATGCCACGTGGCAACTTTCCTTGAAATCATTGTTGTTTTTCTCATCTAGTCAATTTTGCATTACAAAAAACTTGCAAATCCATTGAATATTTTTCTCGAATACGTAGGAGAGCTGCATAGCATTATCTATTCCATATATAATCCATCAGTTTTAACTTTGCAAAACCCACCCAACCAAATTACCCCACGCCCACGACCTTCACTAAATCCACCAAAAAATTGCACCCAAATTTAACACAACCTAAACCAAGGATTTAGGTCGGTGGATAACCCCCACTTTTACTCATTAAAATTCaatggacaatattatttggatcatccttcaTCCCCCAGCCTCCCCCTCCCCTAGCATCCCCCACTGCCGCCGCCGTCGACCCCTCCCCTCTCCGCAATCGTAGCGTTAGCATGTGCTATATGCTTTTATTTATTAATAGAAGAGTGTACAATATACACAAGGCCAATAGGCCACTACAGAGCTACATGAGGGGAACTGAAGAAGAGACAACAGCAGAAACGACCAACATAAAACACCCTATGACCTTTAACCATGAACACTAGGCAACGGCAGACCCTTGGTCCCAGCCCCCAGCCATCTCCCAAATTGTAATTTCATTTCCTGACATAATCATAATTGTAGAGATGTCTGGCTTAACTCCATTGAACACGCAGTCGTTGCGATGTCGCCACAGAGTCCATGCTCCTAGGATCACCAAGGAGTTCAGCCCATCCTTGAAGGAGCTACTAATAAAATTTCTTGTATCCCTCGACCAACCAAGGAACTCAACATTAGAAGGTTGTGGCGCTAAACCAGCTAGGCCAATCTGTTGCAAGAGCATAAACCAGAATTTTTCTGGAGAAAACACAGGACAATAGCAGATGATTAATGGTCTCCATTTCTTGGGCACAAAAAAAAAGCTTCTGGGTGATTAAGGTTTCGCCTAGCCAACCGGTCTGCTGTCCAACAGCGGCTACTAACCACAGGAAAAGAAACGACATTTGGGAGGTGCCCAACTCTTCCAGATACGTTTCCAATGCTCAAAACCAGTAGCTCCATATAGCAGCGAATCATAAGCCAATTTAGCAGATCAGCAGCCCGAACTAGAAAACCTCCAGATGTGTCTATCTGGAGTATCTGTCAGCAGTATCACCTCTGAAATAACTTCCCACAAACTTATGAATTCAGCAATAACTTCCAGAGTAGCCACCCCATGAATATCCTGGACCCAAGACATGTCCGCAGTGCCTTCAACAACTGTCCTCTTACAAGTAATTCGCTTAGGCACTAAGGCCCGACAACCCATCAGCCACCTGTCACGCCAAAAGAGGGTGCTATTTCCATCCCCAACTTCTGTAGACATGGCCAAATAACAAATCCATTTAAttattgcttgctaggattgataaaCCAATATATTATTCATTCTTTTGGTTTCTGCAGAAATAATTGTGTCAGGAGGAATGACCATGCCTCAGGTGATTGCATCACTGGAGCCCATGCCACGGAAAAGCCAGAACATTCGTCTAAATAGAATGACGTGATGTAAAACATGTCACATATGCAACAAGGTAAAAGTTTCCAACTTATGTAACCCCAGGTGTTGTGTTTTGCATCTTCACTGATTTTTTTTTCTGATAATGCATGTTTACTGATATTAGGTCGTGCATCAAGCAGATAGCATGACCTGTGGGGCACGATTAGGGTGCCTTGGCTATATGCGTAGCCATGTGATTTGGATAGAGGAGCAACTTTGTGCTGAGCCATTGTGGCATTTCCATACTGCAGGGAAGCATCGTGTTGATGCCCTGGGATAATTTATTGTCTTAGGCTAGTTTGGCAACCCCATTTTTACAGGGGATTCCTATTTTTTCAAGAAAATATAGTTTATTTTCCCTTAAAAAATAGAAATCTCTTTAAAAAATGGAGTTGCCAAACTAATCAGTAAATTGAAGGGGATCATGGGCTTCAATTCACTGGTCACCAAACCAGCCCTCAAACTTGTGCTACTCTTTGTGCACTTACTAGTACTGGTTCAAAATGTTAGCGTCTACGCGTGAGGTGTATAATTGATTAAATTCGTTTGTAACTACGTGCTGTATAACATCTTACGTTACAAAGAGATCACACAACGCTCTGACCAGATTTCTTCTTTCAGATTTACAGACTTGTTTCTTGATTTTATTCTATCGTGTAACGTGGCTAAAGAGATCACACAACGCTCCGACGCTTTCCAACAGGGCAACGAGTGCTATGCAAGCAGTCAttctgtgcaagcgtgcaagTAAACCATCTGATCCATTAGATTACGATCTAATCATAGATACGACCATGGTTTGCTAGGgtttttttataaagattattgagctggtggtggaagggtttaagtgttaaatgtgaccTACGGTTGGACCACGATCTAATGGATCAGATGTTTTGCTTGCATGCTTGCACAGAAGGACGGCTTGCATAACAGTCGTTGCCTTCCAAAGAGACGCACGAACCCGCATTATGCATGGGTTAAACGTGGATGGTGCCAAACAACTAGATCCAACCTTGACCTGAcccaattgaaagggaaatggtcttTACAACCTTTTAAAGTTCAACAAAAGGTAAACTCTAAGCATGAGCCCAATTTCACCCAAATTACTAGCAATAAGTAAATACTACTAGATAGACAATAACCATAAGTTATTGCTACAAATACTAACTAACCAATTGCACAAAATAAAATGTTCAaagtaaatgcggaatgtaaagtaaGGGCAAGAAGACTTCTCTATTTTTTTCCCTAGTtatcgaagagtcgacactcttccctagtccttgctggagcacccacgcaagggtataactcccccttggtccttgcaagaaccaagtgttctctatgagatgatcctttgcctctCCGGCGTCGTGGATACCTCACAACCGCGTACAATCTTGAGATCGGTCACCAACAAGTCCTCCGGGGTGATCACCGAACTCCAATGGCCACCaaaccgtctaggtgatgccgatcaccaagagtaataaaCTATATACTTTAACTTGATCACTAGAAGCCTAATATATATGGTGTGTGCTCTATGTGGCTCTCAtgcgcactaatgaggtcctaacatgAGATTATGatttttctaatcacctcactatacTTTGTGGGCTTACAATGCACTAGAAATTAATACAAGTGTATGTGGGTAGCAAGATACTCAATGTGGGCTGATAGAGAGGGTATAACTACCCACATCAACCAAAACTAGTCGTTACTGTAGGCTACTGCGCATATAGTCTGGTGTGCCAACGGTGCGCACCAATGGCTAGTTCTAACAGCTAGCCGTTGCTCTgacggcgcaccgaacagtccggtgcacggcTAAAATTCGAGCCAACGAACAACTTGCTCTCGGGTTTTCCTGGGAGCAGAGGGTTGCTCCCGGGGGCTAACAGGGCCCACTGTCAGCAACCCTAGTTTGTTTTCCTTAGATTTTCTATCCTGatttcgttctaactcgtgagtgtgttatagagtgacacctagcactagttgTGGGTATGAATatacaccaacactacactagaattctcttggtcaaactactcatccacaacctctctttatagtacggctaaaacaaaaaATAGAAGACCTAACTCTATACTAAGTGTCCACAACTCATACGACACCTGGAATATGAAGACCATCTTTTGATTCACCTTTTTCAGCCGTCGCTTTAAGTTCTCAtctgagggattgttttcacTGTTACAACACAAcctcctgtaatgcgacctaacttaacatttgctctgcaaaacacacgttagtcatatATAATATTATATTGTCAttcatcactaaaaccaaccaggggtctAGATGCTTTCAGGTGATCGATCTCGACTCGCCCATTGCACGAGCTTAGGGATGAGGCTCGGCTCACGAGCCACACCTTGGTAAATATAATTGCATTATTTATTAAACTAATAGTAtttaaatataaaatataaaatcattatttaatattttgagcgATTTAAATTTTGAATTGTCATATATCCATTATTAAAGACTAAGAAATAAATCGATAATCCATTATGATTCTACAAATTGATCAAGTCAATAAAGTTGGCACAGTTCACGAGCTAGAATGGCTCGGCTCGCTTCACCAACGAGCCCAAAAACCAGGCTCGGCTCCCGAGCCGAGCCAAGCCAAGTTATTTCCTCAATCTATTAAGCCAATGGTCAACCATCTCATGAAAGTCTCTTGTCAAACTCCAAAGGGATTAAGTCCCTCTAGTTTCTTTGTCTTGGAACATAGGATATCCTAGGACATCTTGAATCTAGAGTATCCTAAGATTTGATACAAGTTATAGGGTAAAAATGACACATATAACCCTCTGTGAATCATGGAGGCCTTGATCCTCGTAGTTGGTGGATGAAAAGGACAAATACTCATGCGATTGGGGCTTAGGTAGAATCCCTTGATAATTTAAAAAAATTAAATGTTTCTATGCTTTATAATTGTAGACAGAAGTTCATCAAATTAGAATCCCTGTTCTATTTGATTTTATTTATAGGATACCCCTATCTAAGAACATGCATTGGAATTTGTTCGCTACTGCAATTCTGGCTAGATTATAGCACTTATCTACCTAGCTGGCACTATTTTCCTTTTTTAACCTTAAGTTTATTTAGAAAATGACCTTTCTGCCCCTATTGTGGCGCACCTACCATGTTTAAATTAAACGGCATATAATGGACATCATGTTATTTTGCTTTGTATGGTCGGCATGAGAACATGTTATTTGAATTATTGTGGTGAAGGTGATGCTAATGTTTGACATATTTTAATTATTTTTAAACTTGCTTCAAAACTATTGCTATTAGAATTCGTCATACAAAAAACCACTGTAAGATATATGTATGGAAAAAACTGGTTTGGTTCAACGTTCTTGGACTGATTCAAGGGTAGTATTAATTCTGACGTTTGGTTGCAGTAAAGGTAAGAAGGTTATTTTCTTAGATAATTTGAGattttaaaaagaaagaaaaacaagAACGGCTAGATAAGGTGGATGTTTTACCGGCGAGGGGCATTTCCTAGGGAAAGGGAAAGAATGGTATTGGTTAGTTTGAGAGCCACAAAACTGGAGGGGATTGGAGAGGCTAAAATCCTCCCCTTATTCAATTTCGAATAAGAAGAAGATTTTAGCCTCTCCAATTCTCTTCGGTATTTgaactcccaaactagccctgaacgaattttcctcttttgccaatgCAGCAGAACTCAAGGAGCGTGTCTCACAGCCTCATCCAAAGATTTGATCACTAAGCTCCAGCCGTCCAGATAATCCTAGTCGGCTTATTAAGTACTAACACATGATGCACCTTCGAAAGAGTATTCAAGGAATAATCGAATATTTGAATAGTTGACTTTTGAACAGCATACATTGCAGTATACGAAAGCTTGACAGCCATTTCAGTGGTCCAAAGTCCATGCCCTTTACAACAGATACAGATTTTCGACTAATTTTACAACCTTATGCCTCAAGATCATGTAAAAACCAAAATTCCTACGAGGCAATTCACAAAGACTCCACGAGGGTACAAGGATAGAAGCATTGTCTACTCAAACTTGTATGTATTCTGGTGGTTCAACCATCCAAGGAAACTCTCAACTCTTCAGATGTTACTACAAAGCTCAACCCCGTTAATCAATGGCAATTATGAGGAAACCAACTGAGATATACATGAGGAAGACAGGATATAGGGCCAGAGCTTTTCTCCTTGGGTTAACAGCAGCGCTCATGAATGGATACGCAGCCCAGGAGCTCCAAGCCAATGTGATTGTCACCACGACAATCTTAAGTATGACATTGTCCTTCAGCATGCAAACTAGAGCACCAACATCCAATGGAAATAGGCAATAGCCAAGAAGACTCAGGCTTTGGAAGAAGATGATGTGCCCCCCCTGAAAAGTGCTTGAGTAAATAATTGTAGAACTTCTAAGAAGGTACTTTGATTAGCACAGAGGCAATTGACCTCCAACAGTCATGTGCATGTGTGACCGTGCTTATGTGTAGAAGAAAAAAGGTCTTACCAGAAGCAGAACATTCAAGGTCAGAATTATAGCACCAGCTGCCAGGACCGCGAATGCAACAGCAAATACTTCAGACTACAAGGACAAACAAAACAGGATTATTACTTTGCACATTAGGAGCTATAAAATTCAAATATTCGATTAATGAATAATGATAGATTTGATAGAGCGCAACAGAAACACACATTTTGTGTGTTTAAAGTAAAGTAAAAAGCACTAGCGCACTAACTGAAAGATTGAAGTACAAGCTTACATGTAAATTGTTTGTTCAGCTTGCAACTATGATGGCTCAATGTAATACAGACATA
This genomic window contains:
- the LOC100193368 gene encoding COV1-like protein isoform X1 gives rise to the protein MAEEKESTSIPLSQAAEAVDPEDPAKSPPRPSSPTTSTRKACCAVLQSWVSRKFMTGCVVLFPVAVTFFITWWFIQFVDGFFSPLYAKIGIDIFGLGFLTSMVFIFLVGIFVSSWVGSTIFWVGEWFIKKMPFVRHIYSASKQVSTAISPDQNTTAFKEVAIIRHPRIGEYAFGFITSTVVLQTDKGDEELCSVYVPTNHLYIGDIFLVNSEEIIRPNLSIREGIEIIVSGGMTMPQVIASLEPMPRKSQNIRLNRMT